From a region of the Oryza sativa Japonica Group chromosome 6, ASM3414082v1 genome:
- the LOC4341312 gene encoding protein NDL1, protein MGDSGGSVVSVDVERISFGGKEHHIQTNHGSVSVAVYGDHDKPALVTYPDIALNHMSCFQGLLFCPEASSLLLHNFCIYHISPPGHELGAAPVSPSSPVASVDELADQVSDVLDFFGLGPVMCLGVTAGAYILTLFATKYRERVLGLILVSPLCRTPSWTEWFHNKVMSNLLYYYGMCNMVKDCLLQRYFSKGVQGCSAVPESDIVQASRSFLDQRQSMNVWRFIHTINERHDLTESLKELQCRTLIFVGQNSQFHAEAVHMTSKLDERYSALVEVQGCGSVVTEEQPHAMLMPLEYFLMGYGLYRPSQISCSPRSPLNPFCISPELLSPESMGVKLKPIKTRANLEV, encoded by the exons ATGGGCGACTCCGGCGGCTCCGTCGTGTCGGTGGACGTCGAGCGCATCTCCTTCGGCGGCAAG GAACATCATATACAAACAAACCATGGTTCTGTATCTGTTGCGGTGTATGGCGACCATGATAAGCCAGCACTTGTTACTTATCCCGATATTGCATTGAATC ATATGTCATGCTTCCAAGGGCTACTATTCTGCCCTGAAGCATCTTCATTACTGCTGCATAATTTTTGTATTTACCATATCAGCCCCCCAGGACATGAG TTAGGAGCAGCTCCAGTTTCACCAAGCAGTCCTGTGGCATCTGTTGATGAGTTAGCGGATCAGGTTTCAGATGTACTTGATTTTTTTGG ACTGGGTCCTGTTATGTGCTTAGGTGTCACTGCTGGCGCATACATCCTTACTCTATTTGCA ACGAAGTATAGGGAGCGAGTACTAGGTCTTATCCTAGTTTCCCCTCTATGCAGGACCCCTTCTTGGACTGAATGGTTTCATAATAAG GTGATGTCAAATTTGCTATATTATTATGGGATGTGCAACATGGTAAAAGACTGTTTGCTACAACGATACTTCAGCAAG GGAGTGCAGGGATGCTCTGCTGTACCCGAATCAGACATTGTGCAGGCGTCTAGAAGT TTTCTAGATCAACGGCAAAGCATGAATGTGTGGCGGTTTATCCACACAATCAATGA GAGACATGATTTAACAGAAAGCTTAAAGGAGCTGCAGTGCAGAACTCTAATATTTGTTGGCCAGAACTCTCAGTTCCATGCTGAGGCTGTTCATATGACCTCAAAGCTTGATGAGAGATATAGTGCTCTCGTAGAG GTACAAGGATGTGGATCTGTTGTGACAGAGGAGCAACCGCATGCAATGCTTATGCCGCTGGAGTACTTCCTCATGGGATACGGATTGTACAGACCAAGCCAGATAAGCTGCAGCCCTCGTAGCCCCTTGAACCCGTTTTGTATatcgccagaactcctctcgcccGAGAGCATGGGGGTTAAGCTAAAGCCAATCAAGACGCGGGCCAATCTTGAAGTTTAG